A stretch of DNA from Roseovarius faecimaris:
TCCCGTGAATTCGTTAAGCACAACGCCATCCACCTCGCCCGCCACCAGCATCGCAAAGCAATCGGCCACCGCAACCGGCTGTTTCAGCACCACCTGCCCCTCCGAGAGCCAGCGCCGGTCCGGCCGGTCAAGCTGATGCGTGGCATAGCCCGCGGGACGGCACAGCGTCCTGCCGCGCATATCCGCATCCTCGTCATAACGCATCGGTGTCGCGCTGGAGACAAACAGGATCATCAGCATTTCAAACATCGGATCGGAAAACAGAAAATTGGCGCAGCGATACTCCTCCGGCGTGCTTTCGCAATCGGGCCGGATCCAGGGAAACCCCATATCCAGAAGCGCATTCGACAAAAGCGGCTCCAGATGAGAGCCCCATCCCTCAACCCAGTGGATCGCGTACCCCTGTGGCGGGTCCGCCTGCCTCATCGCTGCATTGACCACATCGGCGAGAATACCGCCATTGGGCAGATCCCTGTCGGTGAAGGGGGCATAATCCGACGCGGTCATCAGGTTGATCCTGCTCCGGGTCGCGGCGGTGCCGGGCTCGACTGTCAATGCCGCGCTGGTGGCGGTGACATTGCTCAGCGTGACGCCCCCGTCCAGCCCCGCCGGACGCCCGTCGATACAGCCCAGCCACAGGCGCATCCCGGCATGGATCCGATCCGGATCCTCACCGATCGCAGCAAGGTTGTTGGCATGGATCGCCGTCCACATCCCCGCGTTCTTGTAAAGCCGGTCCGCAATGAGCGAGAGGCTCTCGCCGCGCTTCACGGTATAGCTGCCACCACAGCCCTGCGCGGCCACGGGTGCTGCCAGACACGCCAGAACAGCAAAAATCAGGCCAGAAACGGTATGGCGCATACGTGTACCCCCAACATGTAGGGGGACTAAGGCCAAACTTGCCCTTTCGGTCAAGATCAGCGGCAAAGAAAAATGTGGATAACTTGGCCCCTGCGCGGCCGATTGCGGCAGCGGCGGAAAGGATCACAAGCTGCCGAGCGCCTGAACCCGGGCATAAAGGCGCAGCGCCTGGGATGCCTCCTGCGACATCGGTGGCAGGACGGGATCATACGCCGCGCGGATCACGTTTCCGATATCGGGGCGCAGGATCACCGGGCCACTTCCCGGCACCACGGCCAGCGGCGAGCTGTCGCGAAAGGCCATGTCCGACCATAGCAGGATGGTCTGAACGCTCTGGCTCAGGGCAAGGGTCTCGGCCGGTACCGCGCTCAGCTCTGCATCCATCCGCAGAAACACAAACGCCGCCTTGATCGCCCCGTCCTCGTCAAAGCGGAAAATCCGGTACTGATTGGCCTCCGCCGCTTTCAGCCTGTCCACCAGCGGCCCGAGATCGGGGATCAGCCGGTCGAGATCGGGCAGTTCGGTCAACTCGTCCCATTCGCGGAAGAAAAAGAGCATCAGGTTCGCACCCAGCTCCGGATCGGTTTCAGCCATGCTGTGCGATGCCAGCGCCACAACCGCCTCGATCGCGCCCTTGACGATCTCCAACGTGGCATCGTCGACGCCAAAGACGATCGGCGCAATCGGACGGCCCCAGCGGGCAAAGAGGAAATCGCCATCGGCACGGGTGAAGAGGGCTTCGATGTCGTCAGGGGTCATGTCACGGCTCCGGATGATCTGTGCGGCGGTATTGGACCAAGCAGACGCTCAGGTCCAGAGCACAGAAAATTCGTACGAATTTTCTCATCCCAAGATTTTTCGTACGAAAAATCTCACCCTTCCCCGCACGAATGTCGGCACTCACCCTTCGAAGAGATCGCTCTGCGGGGTCGGCCCCGGAGCGGCCAGCCCCAGATGCTGCCAGCCCCGCTGCGCCAGCATCCGCCCGCGTGGCGTGCGCTGGATCAGCCCCTGTTGCAACAGGAACGGCTCGATCACTTCCTCCAGCGCGTCCCGGCTTTCGCTGAGCGCCGCGCTCAGCGTCTCGATCCCGACCGGACCGCCCTGATACGCCTCCGCAATGAGCCGCAAATACCGCCGATCCGCCCCGTCGAGCCCCAGATGATCCACACCCAGCCGTGTCAGCGCGTTGTCGGCCAGCGCCTGCGTGATACGCCCGTCGCCTTCGACCACCGCGAAATCCACCACCCGCCGCAGCAAACGGCCCGCGATCCGCGGCGTGCCTCGTGATCGGCGCGCAATCTCCATCGCGCCCGCCTCCTCCGCCGGGGCCTGCATCAGCGCGGCATTGCGCGTGACAATCTCGTGCAACTCCTCGACCGTATAGAATTGCAGCCGGGTCGGTATGCCGAACCGGTCCCGCAGAGGCGTCGTCAGCAGGCCCAGCCGCGTCGTCGCTCCCACCAGAGTGAAGGGCTGCAACTCGATCCTCACCGTGCGCGCGGCAGGGCCCTCACCTATCACCAGATCAAGCTCGAAATCCTCAAGCGCCGGGTAAAGCACCTCCTCCACTGCCGGGTTCAGGCGGTGGATCTCGTCGATGAACAGAACATCATGTCGTTCCAGATTGGTCAGGATCGCAGCCAGATCCCCGGCCTTGGCCAGCACCGGCCCCGACGTCATGCGAAAGCCAACCCCAAGCTCGCGTGCCACGATCTGCGCCAATGTCGTCTTGCCCAGCCCTGGCGGGCCATGAAACAACGTGTGATCCATCGCCTCGCCACGCTGCCGCGCGGACTGGATGAACACCCGCAGGTTGGCCCGTGCCTCGGCCTGCCCGATGAAATCGTCCAGTGTCTGCGGCCGCAAGGCGCGATCGGCATCCTCGGGCAGCGGCTCCGGGCGCAGGGTGGGATCCGAACCAACCATCCCCTAGCCTTTCGGTGCCAGAAGTTTCAACGCGGCCCGGATCAGCCCACCCGTGTCGGCCTCGGGTGCCTCGCCCGCCGCCTGTGCGACCGCTCCCGCCGCCTCGCCCGGGGCGTATCCCAGATTGGTCAGCGCCGAAAGCGCCTCGGCCTGCGCGCTTGCGTTGCCCGGCGCTGCGGCCTGCGCCGGAACGGTCACAGGCTCAACCACTTCCGCGGCGCCGCTATCGTGAAGGGGTGCGGGGGTGGCGCCCATGGCCATCACCTCCGGTGCCTTGTCCTTCAGTTCCATCACCACGCGCTGCGCCGTCTTGGGACCAATCCCCTTGGCCGCCTTTACCGCGTTCCAGTCGCCCAATGCAATCGCGCGGCCCACCCCGTCGGGGCCCAGCGTGCCCAGGATCGCCAGGGACGCCTTCGCCCCGACCCCGTTGATCGACATCAGCAGACGGTGCCATTCCTTCTCGGTCAATGTGGTGAAGCCGAAAAGCTGCAGATTGTCCTCGCGCACCAGAAGGTCGGTATAAAGCGCCGTATGCTCCCCAATTCCGGGCAAGGCGGCCAGAGTGCGCTCTGAGCAATAGACCAGATACCCCACGCCGCGCACGTCGATCAGCACGTGATCGGACGCGCGATAGTCAATCCGTCCGGCGATACGGCCAATCATGCGCGCACCTGCCGCGCCGCTGTCACCTGCGGCGCGCGTGCGTGATGCGCGTGACAGATCGCAATAGCCAGCGCATCGGCCGCATCCGGCCCGGCCAGGTCCACCCCCGGCAACTGCACCTTGACCATATGCATCACCTGGGCCTTGTCCGCATGGCCCACGCCAACGACGGTTTTCTTGACCTTGTTCGGGGCATACTCCCCCACCTCCAGCCCGAATTGCGCAGGCACCAGCATGGCAATCCCGCGCGCCTGACCAAGCTTGAGCGTGGCCACGCCATCCTTGTTGACGAAGGTCTGTTCCACCGCGGCCATATCCGGCGCAAACCGGGTGAACACATCGCTCAGTTGCTGATGCAGGCGCAAGAGCCGCTCGGCCAAGCTGCCATCGCCCGAGGCACAGACCCCGTTTGCCACATGGCTGAGCCGGTTCCCGGAGATCTCCAGAACCCCCCATCCGAGGTATCGAAGCCCCGGGTCAATCCCGATCACCCGCATGTCCTGGCCCTGCTCGTTTCGCCCTTTTGCACATGGCTAGCACGAAACAAGAACAAACGCCAAGCAGAATGCGCCGACTTCAGGCCCCGCGCCTGTGGCAGATGCGCCACGCAGAACCGGTCCAAACGGGGAGGTGCGCCCGCTCAAATCCCATAAAAACATTGTTTTACAATAAGTTGCATAATTTGATCAGATATGCAATCGCTGCATAGTGGCTATGCGAAAATCTCTCCTTGTCAGGTTTCAGCCGCCCTCCTATCTGCCGCCTCAGAGAACGAAACGCGCAACTTCGCACCACTTGAAGGAATTCGAACTATGGCAGTCACAGACTTCGCCCGCAGCGCCGTCGCACCGGCTGGCCTTTTCGCCGGTCTGTTCGGCAAAATCGCAACCGTCTACACCGCATGGGCCACCGAGCGCCAGACCCGCGCTGCCCTGTCGCGCCTGTCGGACCGTGAACTGGAAGATATCGGCCTGTGCCGTGGCGACATCGATTTCGTGGCGCGCAGCCTCTGAACCGGAATACGCTGCGGCGATATCCGGCCCGGCCGGATGTGGCTGACGGACACGAAAAAGCCCTGCATCATACACTGATGCAGGGCTTTTGTTTTCCTGAGACCGTGATCGTTACTTCACAAAGGGACGGATCTGCTGCGCGATCGTCTGGCTTACCGCGTCGGGCTGCATGATGAAGGCCCCGGCTTGCTCCACGACCGACCCCTGAGAGAGCTGGGCCAGCCGCGTCTCGAATGTGCCTTCGCCCAGATGGGCCAGGATCACACCCTTGAACAAGAAGAAACCGAGAACCAGAAACGCGAGGCCTTTGATCGGGAACCCGCCTTCGCGGCGTTTCGGACGGAAGACGATCAGACCATCTTTGCCAACCTTACTGACATAGCCTTCAGCCAGGCGCTCCCGCTTCTCGCCAATCGACTTAAGGCGACGTTCAAATGTCTGGACGTTTGCCATCGCAGCGTTCCTTTCAACCCGGCCCCCACCGCGTTTCAATAAGGGGTAGGCATGAATTGTGGCGAAACTTAGGCAGGCGCCTCAAATTTGCTGCTTTTCATTTATTTTCAGACGGTTCTTTGCAGACTAAGCGTCGTCCAGTCACCAATCTCATCGCGACACGTCAGATTGTTTCCGGCACGTGTATAATGCTCAATCACCTCATCGGCCTGATCATTCAGAATCCCCGACAGAATCAATCTGCCGCCCGCCGCCAGATGCGTCGTGACATCCTCGGCCAGCAGAATCAGCGGCCCCTTGAGGATATTGGCGAAAATCAGATCATAGGGCGCCGCGGCATCCAGGTCAGGGTGGTCGAACCCTGCCGCCTCCAGGCAGTGCACCCGCCCGCTCAGCCCATTGGCCGCCACATTCGCCTGCGCCACCTCCACCGCGACCTCGTCA
This window harbors:
- the ruvB gene encoding Holliday junction branch migration DNA helicase RuvB yields the protein MVGSDPTLRPEPLPEDADRALRPQTLDDFIGQAEARANLRVFIQSARQRGEAMDHTLFHGPPGLGKTTLAQIVARELGVGFRMTSGPVLAKAGDLAAILTNLERHDVLFIDEIHRLNPAVEEVLYPALEDFELDLVIGEGPAARTVRIELQPFTLVGATTRLGLLTTPLRDRFGIPTRLQFYTVEELHEIVTRNAALMQAPAEEAGAMEIARRSRGTPRIAGRLLRRVVDFAVVEGDGRITQALADNALTRLGVDHLGLDGADRRYLRLIAEAYQGGPVGIETLSAALSESRDALEEVIEPFLLQQGLIQRTPRGRMLAQRGWQHLGLAAPGPTPQSDLFEG
- a CDS encoding DUF1127 domain-containing protein; translated protein: MAVTDFARSAVAPAGLFAGLFGKIATVYTAWATERQTRAALSRLSDRELEDIGLCRGDIDFVARSL
- a CDS encoding transporter substrate-binding domain-containing protein; its protein translation is MRHTVSGLIFAVLACLAAPVAAQGCGGSYTVKRGESLSLIADRLYKNAGMWTAIHANNLAAIGEDPDRIHAGMRLWLGCIDGRPAGLDGGVTLSNVTATSAALTVEPGTAATRSRINLMTASDYAPFTDRDLPNGGILADVVNAAMRQADPPQGYAIHWVEGWGSHLEPLLSNALLDMGFPWIRPDCESTPEEYRCANFLFSDPMFEMLMILFVSSATPMRYDEDADMRGRTLCRPAGYATHQLDRPDRRWLSEGQVVLKQPVAVADCFAMLVAGEVDGVVLNEFTGRAAIRDLGLKDKVQVAPRPLAIEGLHVLVHKTHPDADALLTMINEGLRAIKQNGVYQHIIDTHMTRVWAEF
- the ruvC gene encoding crossover junction endodeoxyribonuclease RuvC, producing the protein MRVIGIDPGLRYLGWGVLEISGNRLSHVANGVCASGDGSLAERLLRLHQQLSDVFTRFAPDMAAVEQTFVNKDGVATLKLGQARGIAMLVPAQFGLEVGEYAPNKVKKTVVGVGHADKAQVMHMVKVQLPGVDLAGPDAADALAIAICHAHHARAPQVTAARQVRA
- the ruvA gene encoding Holliday junction branch migration protein RuvA, translating into MIGRIAGRIDYRASDHVLIDVRGVGYLVYCSERTLAALPGIGEHTALYTDLLVREDNLQLFGFTTLTEKEWHRLLMSINGVGAKASLAILGTLGPDGVGRAIALGDWNAVKAAKGIGPKTAQRVVMELKDKAPEVMAMGATPAPLHDSGAAEVVEPVTVPAQAAAPGNASAQAEALSALTNLGYAPGEAAGAVAQAAGEAPEADTGGLIRAALKLLAPKG